CCGGCCGACGGCGGCCCCTGGCGCTTCTGGCAGCAGCTCATCCGCCAGCCCCAGGCCCTGGGGACCCTGGGCTACGCCTTCTGGGTCAGCCTGGCCAACGACAACCTGTTCGTGATTTTCGGCGCCTGGTTCGAGGAGGCCTTTCACCTCAGTCTGGCCGCATTAGGCTTCGGCACGGTGGCCATCGGCGCGGCCGAGCTGGGCGGCGAGGCCCTGACCGCTTTACTGGGGGACCGGCTGGGGCTGAAACGCTCGGTGCTGGCGGGACTCTGTCTGTCCACCGCCTGCTATGCCCTCCTGCCCCTCGTCGGCCTGAGCCTGTGGCCGGCCTTGGCCGGGCTTTTCGTTCTTTTTTTGAGCTTGGAATTCACCATCGTCGCCTCCCTGTCGCTGTCCACCGAGCTGGTGCCCGGTTTGCGGGCCACCATGATGGCCGGCTTTTTCGCGGCGGCCGGCATCGGCCGCGTTGCGGGGGCGCTGCTGGGCGGGCCGGTGTGGCTCTGGGGCGGGATCAGGGCCACGGGGATGGTCTCGACCGGGGCCAACCTGGCGGCCCTGGCGTGTCTCCTCTGGGGGTTGAAAGGCTGGCGTCACCGCTAGCAAAAAATCGGCGCGCGCCGCGGCCACGGGCCGTCATTTGACGTTGCCCGCGGTGTTTAGGGCGTGTTGCCAAATTGCGAACGAAGACTATGTTATCGGGTACGAAGCCTAAAAAAACAACAGCCCAAGACAGAAGATCCTTTGCAGCATGAAGAACCTTGAAAACAATACACAGATCGAAGAGATCCGCCGCCGCGTGCTCAAATGGGTGCGCGAGGGGCGCGAGCCGGCCATGGCCAGCTGGGAGGGGGCCCTGGAGTCCACCCTGGCCACCATGAGTGCCTACCTGATGGCGGGCAGGGTGGTGACGGTCGAGAACCTCTCCGAAGCCGACGCCAACCTCTTTCAAGCCCTGCACCTGACGCTTGACCTCTCGCCTTTCGTGGCGGCCGTTTTCCTGCCTCCGGCGGTCACCCGCAGTTTTGGCAGCGGGGAGATTCCCGAACGGCTGCAGCGGGTGGCGCCGGGGGCTCCTTCGGCCATGGCGCTGCTCTCGCGGGTGGATGATTTCAGCCGCATTGTGGCCGCCGAACTCTCCGCGGAGGCTCACAAACCGGGGATCGACATCTTCGAAGGCGGCCGGCTGCTGGGCAGCTTCGACTACCGCACGCCCGAGGAGTGCATCCGCGGGCTCTCACGGGTGGTTTGGGTCCACCTCAAGCCGCGGGAAACCTGGCGCGGCGAGCAGATCGTGCGCTACACCGAAGGCTGGTTCCGGCGCAGCGCGGCCAACCGCATCGTCGACCTGCCAGTCAACCCCCAGTACTCCTACATCCATCATCCGGAGCTGCTGCAGATGACCCTGGTGCAGGCGATTTTCCGGCTGGTGCGGGCGGCCCTTTTCGCCCTCTTGGACGATCCCGAGGGGGTGATCCGCTCGGCCAGCCGCGAGGCCCAGCCGGTCACCCGCGAGGCCCTGGCCCGCCGCCAGCCCGAGGCGCTGGCCGCCCTGCGCGAATTTTTCGTCAGCCAGCTGGTGTTTCTGCTCAAGCTCCTCAGCGGGTACCGGGTGGCCGATTTACAGGCGCTCTCCGAACGCGAGAAGGAAGACTTTTACACGGCCTTCGACGAAACCGTGGAGGGTATTCTGAAGACCTTCGTGAGCCGCATCGATGGCTGAAAAGGCCGCCCAGGCCCCGCGCTGACCCCATGCAACCCGACACCATCCGCATACGAGGCGCCCGCCAGCACAACCTCAAGGGCTTCGATCTCGATATCCCCCTCAACCGGATCATCGCGGTGACCGGTGTCAGCGGATCGGGCAAATCCTCCCTGGCCTTCGACACCCTCTACGCTGAAGGCCAACGGCGCTACGTGGAGACCTTTTCGCCTTACGCGCGGCAGTTCATGGACCGCATGGACCGCCCGCGGGTGGAGAGGATCGAACGGATCCCGCCGGCGATCGCCATCGACCGCAAGGACCCCGTCCGCACCTCGCGCTCGACGGTCGGGACGATGACCGAGGTCACCGATTTCGTCAAACTGCTCTATGCCCGCGCCGCCGTGCTGCACTGTCGGGAGTGCGGC
This Desulfobacteraceae bacterium DNA region includes the following protein-coding sequences:
- a CDS encoding MFS transporter; this translates as GAAPASSNKPSLGSQVIVAVLCRLVLNTARRFPYPFAPALSRGMGVPLTAVTSLIAATQATALLGTVSGPLTDRLGCRSVMLAGLAMLVVGMLAAGFWPTYGMVVAALLLAALGKTVFDPAIQAFIGARVPFERRGTVIGLLEFSWSGCTLLGIPAIGLLMAHYGWRSPFFVLGGLGLAGLAALGLILPRDGRRPPADGGPWRFWQQLIRQPQALGTLGYAFWVSLANDNLFVIFGAWFEEAFHLSLAALGFGTVAIGAAELGGEALTALLGDRLGLKRSVLAGLCLSTACYALLPLVGLSLWPALAGLFVLFLSLEFTIVASLSLSTELVPGLRATMMAGFFAAAGIGRVAGALLGGPVWLWGGIRATGMVSTGANLAALACLLWGLKGWRHR